From a single Phragmites australis chromosome 7, lpPhrAust1.1, whole genome shotgun sequence genomic region:
- the LOC133923791 gene encoding (-)-alpha-terpineol synthase-like isoform X2, whose protein sequence is MAMATCSWRSPAMRVQMTASKQFQSPERRSANYQPNSWDYDSLQSLRGGRAAQDMASVRNLMINKPEPSAKLRLIDTMQRLGISYHFEEEINDSLSSISMDSAMDATAVMALRFRLLRENGIGASTDTLNCLKDGRNGGFRKTLKKDIEGLLSLYEASYFAFGGEDILDEARRFSSGALRDLLPSMDPHLKSKVAHSLELPLHWRAPRQEARWFIDHYAKDMNSDPLIAKFSKLDFNNVQNMHRQEIAMLTSWWKDDVALGEKLTFARDRLIECFHYANGIAWGSSVGKCREAITKAFALVVHLDDVYDVYGTLDELTLFTDAIARWDINSSEMLPDYMRPIYCTIISTSNEMAEHVLREHGLSTHHLFHKGWHDLCKAFLVEAKWHYGNHRPSLNEYLNNGWMSSSGPLLLLHAFPLLKEKISSKSLQELEGYPSLVESASRIFRLCNDSATHSEELQRGDAPSSIAIYMHENGASEKESREAMHERTIETWKMINEDALCRRQYSKSFANACLNLGRISHCIYQGGDGLGAPDDEKRKQIRELFLEPCVIEEENILLPRN, encoded by the exons ATGGCCATGGCCACATGCAGCTGGAGGTCACCGGCAATGCGGGTGCAGATGACGGCGTCGAAGCAGTTTCAGTCTCCGGAGCGGCGGTCGGCGAACTACCAGCCCAATTCTTGGGACTACGACTCGCTCCAGTCGTTGAGGGGTGGTCGCGCTGCTCAAGACATG GCTAGCGTAAGGAATCTGATGATCAACAAACCCGAACCATCTGCTAAGCTTAGGCTCATTGACACCATGCAACGTCTTGGTATCTCATACCACTTTGAGGAAGAGATCAATGACAGCCTTAGCTCCATCTCCATGGACAGTGCCATGGATGCTACTGCTGTGATGGCCTTAAGATTCAGGCTGCTCAGGGAAAATGGTATTGGTGCCTCCACAG ACACACTGAACTGTCTCAAGGATGGACGGAATGGTGGCTTCAGGAAAACGCTTAAAAAAGACATTGAGGGGCTTCTCTCACTCTACGAGGCTTCTTACTTTGCATTTGGAGGTGAAGATATCTTGGATGAAGCAAGAAGATTTTCCTCTGGTGCTTTAAGGGATCTTTTGCCATCCATGGATCCCCATCTCAAGTCCAAGGTAGCTCACTCTTTAGAACTTCCATTACACTGGAGGGCACCGAGGCAGGAGGCCAGATGGTTCATCGACCATTATGCAAAAGACATGAATTCAGATCCCTTGATCGCTAAATTCTCCAAGCTGGACTTCAATAATGTGCAAAACATGCACAGACAAGAAATTGCAATGCTAACAAG TTGGTGGAAGGACGACGTTGCTCTTGGCGAAAAGCTGACATTTGCAAGGGATCGTTTGATAGAGTGCTTCCACTATGCGAATGGCATCGCGTGGGGGTCGAGTGTGGGAAAGTGTCGGGAAGCGATTACTAAAGCATTTGCTCTGGTAGTGCACCTAGATGATGTTTATGATGTCTATGGGACTCTAGATGAACTTACACTCTTCACTGATGCCATCGCAAG GTGGGATATTAATTCGAGTGAAATGCTCCCTGATTACATGCGACCAATATATTGCACTATCATCAGCACGTCGAATGAGATGGCTGAGCATGTGCTTAGGGAGCATGGTCTTAGCACCCATCATCTTTTTCATAAAGGG TGGCATGACCTATGCAAGGCGTTCCTAGTGGAGGCAAAGTGGCACTATGGGAACCATAGACCATCCCTAAATGAGTATTTGAACAACGGATGGATGTCATCATCTGGGCCACTTTTGTTGCTCCATGCTTTTCCCTTGCTCAAGGAGAAAATTAGCTCGAAGTCCCTGCAAGAGCTTGAGGGCTACCCAAGTTTAGTTGAATCTGCTTCGCGAATTTTCCGACTCTGCAACGACTCCGCAACTCACTCG GAAGAGCTGCAGAGAGGGGATGCACCTTCTTCTATAGCCATCTACATGCATGAGAACGGTGCAAGTGAGAAGGAATCTCGTGAGGCCATGCATGAACGCACCATTGAGACATGGAAAATGATAAATGAGGATGCACTCTGCCGTCGCCAGTACTCCAAGTCCTTTGCCAATGCTTGCTTGAATTTGGGGCGCATCTCGCACTGCATTTACCAGGGTGGAGACGGTCTCGGTGCACCTGATGatgaaaaaaggaaacaaatcaGGGAGCTCTTCTTGGAGCCTTGCGTAATTGAAGAGGAAAACATTTTGCTGCCTCGGAACTAG
- the LOC133923791 gene encoding terpene synthase 10-like isoform X1: MAMATCSWRSPAMRVQMTASKQFQSPERRSANYQPNSWDYDSLQSLRGGRAAQDMDHPYVFDKLKASVRNLMINKPEPSAKLRLIDTMQRLGISYHFEEEINDSLSSISMDSAMDATAVMALRFRLLRENGIGASTDTLNCLKDGRNGGFRKTLKKDIEGLLSLYEASYFAFGGEDILDEARRFSSGALRDLLPSMDPHLKSKVAHSLELPLHWRAPRQEARWFIDHYAKDMNSDPLIAKFSKLDFNNVQNMHRQEIAMLTSWWKDDVALGEKLTFARDRLIECFHYANGIAWGSSVGKCREAITKAFALVVHLDDVYDVYGTLDELTLFTDAIARWDINSSEMLPDYMRPIYCTIISTSNEMAEHVLREHGLSTHHLFHKGWHDLCKAFLVEAKWHYGNHRPSLNEYLNNGWMSSSGPLLLLHAFPLLKEKISSKSLQELEGYPSLVESASRIFRLCNDSATHSEELQRGDAPSSIAIYMHENGASEKESREAMHERTIETWKMINEDALCRRQYSKSFANACLNLGRISHCIYQGGDGLGAPDDEKRKQIRELFLEPCVIEEENILLPRN; this comes from the exons ATGGCCATGGCCACATGCAGCTGGAGGTCACCGGCAATGCGGGTGCAGATGACGGCGTCGAAGCAGTTTCAGTCTCCGGAGCGGCGGTCGGCGAACTACCAGCCCAATTCTTGGGACTACGACTCGCTCCAGTCGTTGAGGGGTGGTCGCGCTGCTCAAGACATG GACCACCCATATGTTTTCGATAAATTGAAGGCTAGCGTAAGGAATCTGATGATCAACAAACCCGAACCATCTGCTAAGCTTAGGCTCATTGACACCATGCAACGTCTTGGTATCTCATACCACTTTGAGGAAGAGATCAATGACAGCCTTAGCTCCATCTCCATGGACAGTGCCATGGATGCTACTGCTGTGATGGCCTTAAGATTCAGGCTGCTCAGGGAAAATGGTATTGGTGCCTCCACAG ACACACTGAACTGTCTCAAGGATGGACGGAATGGTGGCTTCAGGAAAACGCTTAAAAAAGACATTGAGGGGCTTCTCTCACTCTACGAGGCTTCTTACTTTGCATTTGGAGGTGAAGATATCTTGGATGAAGCAAGAAGATTTTCCTCTGGTGCTTTAAGGGATCTTTTGCCATCCATGGATCCCCATCTCAAGTCCAAGGTAGCTCACTCTTTAGAACTTCCATTACACTGGAGGGCACCGAGGCAGGAGGCCAGATGGTTCATCGACCATTATGCAAAAGACATGAATTCAGATCCCTTGATCGCTAAATTCTCCAAGCTGGACTTCAATAATGTGCAAAACATGCACAGACAAGAAATTGCAATGCTAACAAG TTGGTGGAAGGACGACGTTGCTCTTGGCGAAAAGCTGACATTTGCAAGGGATCGTTTGATAGAGTGCTTCCACTATGCGAATGGCATCGCGTGGGGGTCGAGTGTGGGAAAGTGTCGGGAAGCGATTACTAAAGCATTTGCTCTGGTAGTGCACCTAGATGATGTTTATGATGTCTATGGGACTCTAGATGAACTTACACTCTTCACTGATGCCATCGCAAG GTGGGATATTAATTCGAGTGAAATGCTCCCTGATTACATGCGACCAATATATTGCACTATCATCAGCACGTCGAATGAGATGGCTGAGCATGTGCTTAGGGAGCATGGTCTTAGCACCCATCATCTTTTTCATAAAGGG TGGCATGACCTATGCAAGGCGTTCCTAGTGGAGGCAAAGTGGCACTATGGGAACCATAGACCATCCCTAAATGAGTATTTGAACAACGGATGGATGTCATCATCTGGGCCACTTTTGTTGCTCCATGCTTTTCCCTTGCTCAAGGAGAAAATTAGCTCGAAGTCCCTGCAAGAGCTTGAGGGCTACCCAAGTTTAGTTGAATCTGCTTCGCGAATTTTCCGACTCTGCAACGACTCCGCAACTCACTCG GAAGAGCTGCAGAGAGGGGATGCACCTTCTTCTATAGCCATCTACATGCATGAGAACGGTGCAAGTGAGAAGGAATCTCGTGAGGCCATGCATGAACGCACCATTGAGACATGGAAAATGATAAATGAGGATGCACTCTGCCGTCGCCAGTACTCCAAGTCCTTTGCCAATGCTTGCTTGAATTTGGGGCGCATCTCGCACTGCATTTACCAGGGTGGAGACGGTCTCGGTGCACCTGATGatgaaaaaaggaaacaaatcaGGGAGCTCTTCTTGGAGCCTTGCGTAATTGAAGAGGAAAACATTTTGCTGCCTCGGAACTAG